CAAGGGCAGGAAGTAACATCCCTGCAAGTATCGCTATTATCGCAACTACAACAAGCAATTCTATAAGAGTAAACCCTCTTTTTTCCATTTCTTCACCTCCTTTCAAATTTTATTTTACCTTGAACTTAAATACTTTTTCAATACCTGAATTAACATCTCTTACATAAAGTTGATAATCTCCTTTTTCTTCATTTAACGAAAGTGGTATTAAATATTTCAATTCTCCTTTTTCTGCAACAAGATTTTTATTGTATGCTTCCTTATTTTTTCCATCCTTGTAAATCTCTATTCTTAATACATGTTTTCCTGCTTTTCCTGTATCTGTTCTTACTTTAAGATTAATTTGTATATTATCTCCTTGTGTATATTCTGTTTTTAAGTTTCCATCAATTCCAACAACTTTGTAAGGCAAAATTGAATATACCTTAACATTTCCTGGTTTTAAAATATCTTCAAAATTATCTGTATTTCCAACATATTTTTTATTTCTTAAATCATATATGTGTGCTTTTTTCTCTGTTTTTATTTTCACTTTTGTTTCTTTTATTATTTCTGGCATATATGCAAAATAAATGTTTTCTCCATCTTTATAATATAATCTTTCACCTAAATTTACTGGTTTTTCTCCTTCATATATTTCAACTCTCTTTTTCAAACCGGCATTTTCAAGGATTTTCTCAAATATACTCTGTACTGTTAATACATAATCCCTTTCTCCTTTTTCCTCTTCTATAACCTCACCTGCAACACCTCTACCTTTCATTCCAGCATAGTCAGAAATTTCAAGATTTAGATATATACCCTTCCCTTTTCCATAATTGTTAAATATTAAAGCAGGTGTCCCATCTTCAAAAACAGCCATATTTTTTCCAGTTGTTGTTTTTACACCTGTTTCTGCAATATTCATCTCAAGTTCCTTTTCTCCAAAAATGCTTTCTTTTAAAAATTTAATCTTCATTTTTCTTTTTATAAATTCTGCACTGCTCCTATCTATTCCAAAAACTTCATCTAAAGGCCCTTTTTTCCCATAAATCTTTCCATGTTCATCTCTTACTCCAGGTTGATAATCAGCAATAACAATTCCTCCACTTTTTACAAAATCTTTTATTGCATCAATTTCTCCTTTTGAAAGACATATCGTATTTGGTAGAATTAGAAGTTTAAAGTTTTTAAGTTCTCCATTTTTAATCTGCTCATAAGAAAGTGTTCTGTGCTGATATCCAAGGTTCTCAATTAATGTTTTCTGACTGTATAAGTTTCCTGTTCTTGGTAATCCAAGGACCTGTGAAGCAAGAATTGAAGAGTGAGAATAAGGAAAGCATATACCATCATCACTGAATTCTGTCTCTATAAAAAGTTTACCAATACCCTTCTTTATATCTGAAAATTCATCTTTTGAAAGGTCATTATAGCCACCATGAACTGTCTGGTCAGGTGAAAGAATTCCTTGATGATGGGTTCCTGCATTCCATAAAATATAATAAAAAGCCCAGTGTCCTCCATGCAGTAAACTCCTCCATGAATGAAATCTATGTCCTGGTGTTGCTTTTTCCACTCCATACCCACCATATTGACCTGAAATAACTCCAAATGATGAAAACCATTCTTCAAGCATGCCATTATATCTTCCTGTAACAGGTGTATATTTTGATATTAACCAGAAATCTTGAGGTATTGTCAAACTTGGCTGATATATTCCATGCTGACCAACTACTCCTCTTGGATTTCCTTCTTTTACTGCCTCTGCTGGAACTTTATAATAATATTCAATAATCGCCCATCCAATAAATATCCTCCAGTCAAGATACTGTGAAATATTATTCATATCCTTTATCTCCGAAATTCTTATAGGCATAACCTCATTCCAGTCCTTGTAATTTGTTTCCCATTGTTTATTAAGTGCATCAATTGATTTATAATTTTCTTTTAACCATTCTCTAAACTTATTTATTGTCCTCTCTGACCAGTCATAGTCACCTTGCATATCCCTTTCGTCATCAAGATGTATATAATCTGCTCCTCCCCATTCAGAATATCCTTTTGCTAAATTTCTCATTCTCTCTTTAAATTTAGTAATTTCTTCATCTGATGGAACAAGTGGTGGGTCATAGGTTAAATTTTTTGTATCTGCTTTTCTATTTCCAAAGTATCCGCCTTTTAAACTGCAGGAAAAAGGTGGTCCCATTAATAAATGGTGTGTTTTATAGGCAACATACCTTTCACCTTTACCTTCTCCATATGAATAAACATAATCAATACCTGCTTCTTTAAGTTTATCACCCGCTATTATTATTTTTAATGGGTCTGGTTCAAGATTTCCCCAGCAGGCAAGATAAAAATCATCATATAAAGGCATTCTATCAGGATATATAAAGAAAATGTGTCTATCCTTTGTAATACTTAAATCTTTATCTAAAAGAGAAACTCTTAATTCATGCCAGATATCAAGAATTTTACCCTTATCTATACTTAAAGATACTTCATTTTTCCCTGGATTTACTTCTATATTCTTCTGTTCTTTATAAACAACTCTGTTATATGCATCCACAACTTCAATATCAAGTTTTAAATTTTTCTTTTCTCCTTTGTTTTCAATAGTAATAATCCCTTTTATTTCTTCATTACTTCTGTATGCTGATGTATCTCTGTCCATTTTTACTGTTAATGTTATATCTTTTTTTACATCAAACTTACAACTTGCCCATTCCAAAATCCTTCCTTTTGTATCTTTCAAAATCAAATCAGCAATATGAACTTTATCTGTAAGTGATTTTTCTATCTTCAATTCAATCTTGTTTTCTCCTGATGCTAACTTTATTTTTCCATTTTTTTCTTCCTCTACCTCATAAAATCCATTATAAACTTTCAAATTATAAGTTGTCTCTATATCTCTTCCTGTTTGATTATTTATCACAAATTCTATTTTTTCTGGACTTCCTTTTATCTCTTTTGCAGTTATTCCTGATTCTCTTTTACTTGCCCATATTATACTTCTTGAAAATAACCCAAATCCATATTCCCATCCAGGTATCCACATCCATCTCCCTTCTGCCTGCCAGTCGCCTAAACTTGGACTGACTGTTTCATATCCCCTTCCTGGATTTCCCTGAATAACTACAACCCTGCCATTTCCAAGTTCAAATAACCATACTTTTGGCATCCTGTATGGAATACCAACTGTTATCCACTTTGAATCTATTTCTTTGCCATTCTCTCTTAAGTATTTATCTAATGTTCCATATATCTGCTTGTTGGTTAAATCGCCAAGTATAACTGCTCCTTTACCCTTTTTTATAAATGAAAATATGCTATCCTGAATATATTGTGGAATACCTTCGTCCCAGTGTAGCCCAGCAAAAAATATAACATCATAATTTTTTTCATTTAATAGTTTAAGAAGTTTCTTTAATGTGTTTTGTGTATATGGATATTTTTTTGCTTCATCAAAAGCGAATGAACAGCAATCAAAATCTATATCACATCTCTGCCATATTTCTCTCCAGTATCCAACTGAATTATCACTCCTGTTTACAAATAAAACATTCATCTTTCCATTACACCAGGGCTTTGCCCATTTTGTATGAGGTGTTTCAACTTTTAAATCAACTTCTTCATACCAGGAAGGAAGTGGTGGATTTATGATTTGATAACCATAATATTTCTCTCCTATTTGTGGTTCTGGTTTCCTCTTCATAAAATATGTATATGAAGAATCTCCTACTTTTACCGGTTTTTCTCCTTCAAGTATATTATTTTTCTCATCTTTTATTCTCACTTTTACAACATATGTACAATCCTTCTTTTCAAATAGAAGTGGAAATTGAAAACTCGTACCTTTTATTTTATCCAGTTGTAATTCTTTACTTCCTATAATCGTTTCTTTTTCTTCAGGCAATATCCTGTATCCATATTCAACTTTTATTTTTCCACCATAAGGACCTGAAATATAAACTTTAACAGGAACTTCTTTACCTGCCTGTATCTCTTTCTTTGAAATAAAATTACCTATACCTGATTCACTACCAACTGTTATTCCTAATGTATAATTCTCATCTGCTGCTTCAATACTCTCTATATTCTCAACAGGATAAATTATATATCTTGTTGACCATATCTCTCCAGGTCTTAAATTCTGTTTTCTATAAGGCCATTGAATACATGCACCCTTTCCTTTCGATAACCAACATTCAATTGCATCAAGATATTTCCAGTCCATTACAAATATTAGCCCGAGTTTGCTCTGAACACTTATAAAACCAGTAAAATTTGAAGTCGGTTCCTGAGAACCAACAGGAGCACTAAAAGTTCTTACTTGACTGTCAAAATCATTTATTACTCCAAGGTCATCTGGAACAAAATACCAACTATCTTCATTCTCTATCCATGCCCAATGTCCTACCATAAGTGTAAATGGTAATGCTTCTTTTGAGTTATTTTTTACATTTATGGAAACATTTATAATCGGTGAATTCTGATTTAATTTGTAGGTCCTTTCTATCAAAACATCTTTATAAGAAGCATATTTACCAACCCCTGGTAAATTAGCATAAAATTTTATTTCACATATATCAGGACCTTTTTTTATTATTTCTGCATTATAGGAATGGTTACAATAATAAAGTTTACTTCCAACCATATCTCCAAGTTCAATCTGATGGTCCTGAAACCAAGCAGATGTTGTACTTATAATTTTATTTGCTGGTTTATATAATACTTCTTTTGCTTTTGCTCCTTCCTGTGGGGTAAATGTAATCCTGTAATATTCATTTTCCATTATCAGAACATCATCTTTCCCGTCTCCATCTGTATCTTTAAAATATGCATCTGTACCTGCAAAAATTGTAAAACTTAAAAATACCAGAAACATTAAAACCTTCTTCATTCTATCCCTCCTTTTTATTTTTCATCTTTTTTTTCTTCCTCCGGTAAAACAATTTTATCCGCTTTATTATTTTTACATACTGTATTTTTTCCAACGATTATAATATCTGCTTTTAAATGTCCTGATAATTCATTATACTCAATTATATTAAAATCTG
This bacterium DNA region includes the following protein-coding sequences:
- a CDS encoding beta-galactosidase trimerization domain-containing protein, which gives rise to MKKVLMFLVFLSFTIFAGTDAYFKDTDGDGKDDVLIMENEYYRITFTPQEGAKAKEVLYKPANKIISTTSAWFQDHQIELGDMVGSKLYYCNHSYNAEIIKKGPDICEIKFYANLPGVGKYASYKDVLIERTYKLNQNSPIINVSINVKNNSKEALPFTLMVGHWAWIENEDSWYFVPDDLGVINDFDSQVRTFSAPVGSQEPTSNFTGFISVQSKLGLIFVMDWKYLDAIECWLSKGKGACIQWPYRKQNLRPGEIWSTRYIIYPVENIESIEAADENYTLGITVGSESGIGNFISKKEIQAGKEVPVKVYISGPYGGKIKVEYGYRILPEEKETIIGSKELQLDKIKGTSFQFPLLFEKKDCTYVVKVRIKDEKNNILEGEKPVKVGDSSYTYFMKRKPEPQIGEKYYGYQIINPPLPSWYEEVDLKVETPHTKWAKPWCNGKMNVLFVNRSDNSVGYWREIWQRCDIDFDCCSFAFDEAKKYPYTQNTLKKLLKLLNEKNYDVIFFAGLHWDEGIPQYIQDSIFSFIKKGKGAVILGDLTNKQIYGTLDKYLRENGKEIDSKWITVGIPYRMPKVWLFELGNGRVVVIQGNPGRGYETVSPSLGDWQAEGRWMWIPGWEYGFGLFSRSIIWASKRESGITAKEIKGSPEKIEFVINNQTGRDIETTYNLKVYNGFYEVEEEKNGKIKLASGENKIELKIEKSLTDKVHIADLILKDTKGRILEWASCKFDVKKDITLTVKMDRDTSAYRSNEEIKGIITIENKGEKKNLKLDIEVVDAYNRVVYKEQKNIEVNPGKNEVSLSIDKGKILDIWHELRVSLLDKDLSITKDRHIFFIYPDRMPLYDDFYLACWGNLEPDPLKIIIAGDKLKEAGIDYVYSYGEGKGERYVAYKTHHLLMGPPFSCSLKGGYFGNRKADTKNLTYDPPLVPSDEEITKFKERMRNLAKGYSEWGGADYIHLDDERDMQGDYDWSERTINKFREWLKENYKSIDALNKQWETNYKDWNEVMPIRISEIKDMNNISQYLDWRIFIGWAIIEYYYKVPAEAVKEGNPRGVVGQHGIYQPSLTIPQDFWLISKYTPVTGRYNGMLEEWFSSFGVISGQYGGYGVEKATPGHRFHSWRSLLHGGHWAFYYILWNAGTHHQGILSPDQTVHGGYNDLSKDEFSDIKKGIGKLFIETEFSDDGICFPYSHSSILASQVLGLPRTGNLYSQKTLIENLGYQHRTLSYEQIKNGELKNFKLLILPNTICLSKGEIDAIKDFVKSGGIVIADYQPGVRDEHGKIYGKKGPLDEVFGIDRSSAEFIKRKMKIKFLKESIFGEKELEMNIAETGVKTTTGKNMAVFEDGTPALIFNNYGKGKGIYLNLEISDYAGMKGRGVAGEVIEEEKGERDYVLTVQSIFEKILENAGLKKRVEIYEGEKPVNLGERLYYKDGENIYFAYMPEIIKETKVKIKTEKKAHIYDLRNKKYVGNTDNFEDILKPGNVKVYSILPYKVVGIDGNLKTEYTQGDNIQINLKVRTDTGKAGKHVLRIEIYKDGKNKEAYNKNLVAEKGELKYLIPLSLNEEKGDYQLYVRDVNSGIEKVFKFKVK